Proteins from one Hypanus sabinus isolate sHypSab1 chromosome X2, sHypSab1.hap1, whole genome shotgun sequence genomic window:
- the bsx gene encoding brain-specific homeobox protein homolog, with protein sequence MNLNFTSPIHQVSAQRPTSFFIEDILLHKPKPVREAPPVSYASSLASRVPLLEYGYPIMPTPTILAPHPHHPLHKPEHHHPYFLTSPVGMHVPALFQHPPELPGKHCRRRKARTVFSDSQLSGLEKRFEIQRYLSTPERVELASALSLSETQVKTWFQNRRMKHKKQLRKSRDDHGQKNSPTGDQRLDSSVSETEINPKSSIEIKSLSSQNTFLLENHEDDVDIIEDDDICSAEHIA encoded by the exons ATGAATCTGAATTTTACGTCCCCGATACACCAGGTTTCTGCCCAGCGGCCAACGTCTTTCTTCATCGAAGATATTTTACTCCACAAACCCAAGCCCGTGAGAGAAGCCCCTCCCGTTTCCTATGCCAGTTCCTTGGCATCCCGTGTCCCTTTGCTAGAATATGGATACCCTATAATGCCTACTCCGACGATACTGGCACCTCATCCTCATCACCCACTCCACAAACCGGAGCATCATCACCCTTACTTTCTCACATCGCCTG TAGGGATGCACGTGCCAGCTCTCTTCCAGCATCCCCCCGAACTCCCAGGTAAACACTGCAGGCGACGGAAAGCCCGGACCGTCTTCTCGGATTCTCAGCTCTCGGGACTGGAGAAACGCTTCGAGATTCAGCGCTATCTGTCAACCCCGGAGAGGGTGGAACTGGCGTCAGCGCTGAGTCTCTCGGAGACCCAG GTTAAAACGTGGTTTCAGAATCGAAGAATGAAGCATAAAAAACAATTAAGAAAGTCTCGGGATGATCACGGCCAGAAAAACTCACCCACCGGCGACCAGCGCCTCGACTCCAGTGTCAGTGAGACGGAAATAAATCCGAAAAGTTCCATAGAGATAAAGTCTTTAAGCAGCCAGAACACCTTTCTGTTAGAGAACCACGAAGATGATGTGGATATTATTGAAGACGATGATATTTGCTCTGCTGAACATATAGCGTAA